GCATAAACTTCCGTGATCGCTGCGCTCCGATGCCCCAAAATGATTCGCGCGACTTCAATCCCATGCTCCCGGCGTAGATTCGTGGCCGCGTTGTGCCTCAATTGATGCGGATGCCAATGCGGCACGAGCGCGACTTGATCGGCCTCGATGCCGGCGGCCTTGGCTTCCACCAGCCGGGCACGGTTTGCCGCCTCGATGCCGTACATCAGAGCTTGGTAGTAGGTGTCGGGCGTGTATCGGTCGCGCTTCCCGCGGCCTCCCTTCCGCCGTCGCCGTTCGGTCCTGCGCCGTTCCCTTGCCCGCAACTCACTCGGATAGACCGGCGTCTTGCGGTCCGCGCTAATCACGCCGAACCGTTGACCATAGCGCTCGGCGTCGGCGTCGGCCGGAGAGAACAAATAGGCCGACATATCGGCTTTGAGAAATGGCTTGACGATCTGCTGCGCTTTCGGACCGAGATACACTTGTCGATGGTGCCCCTTCCACGCCGTCTTATGCGTCTGCGGAGTGTAAACCCAAACCTTGCCGGCGGTGTTGATGTCGGCCCCCCGCATAATCGTCACTTCGCCGGAGCGCATGCCGGTGACTTGCTGCAGTTCGATCATCGCCGCGACTTGCGGCGCGACGAACGGCAACACGGCCTCAACGAATTCATCGGGCACCGGGCGAACCGGCTCCGTCTCGGCGGCATCGCTTCGGCCGTAGCGCAGCCCGGCCACGGCCTGCAGCGCTTGCAGCACGACGGGCGGGATTAGCTCGTTCTCGACGGCCCATTTGAATATCCGCCGGGTGCGATTCACGGCATGGTTGACCGTCCCGCGGGAAAGCCCTTCGCCGACCATTTCCTGCCGGACGGCTTTCAGTGCCAGCGGTCCGAAGTTCGCGGCCGGTGTTCGGCCGTAGAGCTTCTTGAGCCGGCGCATGATCGGCTTGAAGTTCGCCGTCTCGGTGGTCGGTTTGCCGTCCGGGCCGCGGTAATAGCCTTTGGCATATTGCTCGAAGGCCGCTAGCAACTCGGTGATGGTGAAGTCGCTGCTTGCCTTCTGCGGAAGCGTGCCGCCTTGCGCCGTCCACTCGGCGATGATGCGGTTGTATTCGGCGCGACTGGTCGCGGTGTTCCAAGAGCCGAGATAAATATCACGGCCGGCGATCGTGACGACGGCTTGACCGCTCGGCTTGTGGCGGCGATAGGACGGGATGCGAAGAGTCGAATTCCCCATGGCGCGGTTCTCCCAAAAGGGGCCAATTCCGGTAGTTTACCGGATTCTCGGACCAATTCAGGCCGCGCTGCCGACCATCGGCAGGTGTCTTAAAGGAAAGACTCGGCATAACTTACAGCAAATATCCCCGACAAGGCTCGAACTTGTAACCTTCGGCTTCGGAGGCCGACGCTCTATCCAATTGAGCTACGGGGACGTAAAGGCCATTTCTGCGATTTGTCTTTTCGTTTCAGGGCCTTGACAACCATTTTAGACAACCGGTGTCGTGCGGGAAGTGAAACGGCACCCGGTGGTACGGGCGAGCGCCAATCGAACCCCCAATCTCACTGGAGGCCGACAATGGCCAGAGTAACAAAGGCTCCCCTGGTCCGCAAACCCCATCGCGACTTCCCGCTCACGCCGCATGCCAGCGGCCGATGGTGCAAAAAAGTCAAAGGCCATTTCTACTATTTTGGCCGCACCGATCGCGACCCCGACGGCGCGGACGCGCTGCAAAACTGGCGCGACCGCAAAGAAGCGATTCTCGCGGGCGATGAATTAGAAGAGTTGCGAGAATCCCGGTTGCACGGCAAACGTCGCCGGCAACCAACGAACGACGCCCTCACAGTCGAAGAGTCGCGCAACGCATTCTTGGAAGCGAAAGAAAGCCTAGTTGCGTCCGGCGAGATAACGAAACGACATTTCCACGACCTACAGGCGACAACCCGCATCATGCGGGACACGCTGGGCGGCCATCGGTCCGTCGAAGACCTGACCCCTGAACACTTCCGGCGATTGCGGGACACACGCTGGCCCAGCGTTACGGGGCATGGGCACTGTCGAATGCCATTCAACGAATCCGCAGCCTGTTCAAGTTCGCATTCGACGACGAGCTAATCGCCAAACCGGTTCGGTTCGGGGCAGCCTTTGCGAACCCAGCAAGTCTGTAATGCGTCGCGATCGTGCGGAGAAGGGTGAGAGGCTATTCAGTGCTGCCGATCTTGTAAGCATTATCGATGCCGCAGGAGTGGCGATGAAAGCGATGGCGCTGCTGGGCGTCAACTGCGGCTTGGGAAATTCGGATTGCGGGCAATTGAAGTTCCGCCATCTGGATCTAGCAAACGGCTGGTTGAATTTCCCAAGGCCGAAAACCGCCATTGCCCGCAAGTGCAAACTGTGGGGCGAAACGGTGGAAGCGATCA
This genomic window from Pirellulales bacterium contains:
- a CDS encoding site-specific integrase, which encodes MGNSTLRIPSYRRHKPSGQAVVTIAGRDIYLGSWNTATSRAEYNRIIAEWTAQGGTLPQKASSDFTITELLAAFEQYAKGYYRGPDGKPTTETANFKPIMRRLKKLYGRTPAANFGPLALKAVRQEMVGEGLSRGTVNHAVNRTRRIFKWAVENELIPPVVLQALQAVAGLRYGRSDAAETEPVRPVPDEFVEAVLPFVAPQVAAMIELQQVTGMRSGEVTIMRGADINTAGKVWVYTPQTHKTAWKGHHRQVYLGPKAQQIVKPFLKADMSAYLFSPADADAERYGQRFGVISADRKTPVYPSELRARERRRTERRRRKGGRGKRDRYTPDTYYQALMYGIEAANRARLVEAKAAGIEADQVALVPHWHPHQLRHNAATNLRREHGIEVARIILGHRSAAITEVYAEVDHARAIEVMWRIG